Proteins encoded within one genomic window of Candidatus Peregrinibacteria bacterium:
- the tgt gene encoding tRNA guanosine(34) transglycosylase Tgt: MFFSLKKTSGSARLGKIVTSRGTIETPCFMPIATQGAIKGGISISDLEKLQPEILLGNTYHLHLRPGEKIVKDAGGLPEFMNWKKPMLTDSGGYQVFSLANIRKIKDDGVEFQNHLNGDKIFLSPEKSMEIQHDLGADIIMAFDECPPSTTKKSEIKKAVDRTSLWAKKSYEHHQKLLKKNLSPRKRGSKKKQFLFGIVQGGTHLDLREQSLSKLSEIPFDGYALGGLAVGESTKQMYKVLSEITQKMPAEKPRYLMGVGTPENIIEAVSHGIDMFDCVLPTRNARHGKAFTSFGEVNVKNEKFAKDFSPLDPKCDCELCANYTRAYLRHLFKAEEMLGMRLLTIHNLHFYLGMMRGIRKSIGNGKFIEWKKRFLEKCS; this comes from the coding sequence ATGTTTTTTTCTCTCAAAAAAACCTCCGGCTCCGCTCGACTCGGAAAAATCGTGACTTCCCGCGGAACGATTGAAACTCCGTGCTTTATGCCGATTGCGACTCAAGGAGCAATTAAGGGCGGAATCTCCATTTCTGATCTCGAAAAACTCCAGCCGGAAATTCTTCTCGGAAATACGTATCATCTTCATCTTCGTCCGGGAGAAAAAATTGTAAAAGATGCCGGCGGACTTCCGGAATTTATGAATTGGAAAAAACCAATGCTCACTGATTCCGGTGGTTATCAAGTTTTTTCTCTGGCGAATATTCGGAAAATTAAAGATGACGGAGTGGAATTCCAAAACCATTTAAATGGCGATAAAATTTTCTTGTCTCCAGAAAAATCGATGGAAATTCAGCACGACCTCGGAGCCGATATCATCATGGCGTTTGATGAATGTCCGCCATCGACGACGAAGAAGTCAGAAATCAAAAAAGCCGTGGACCGAACGAGTCTTTGGGCAAAAAAATCATACGAGCATCACCAAAAACTCCTCAAAAAAAACTTGTCCCCGCGAAAGCGGGGATCGAAAAAGAAACAATTTTTATTTGGAATTGTTCAAGGCGGAACGCATCTCGATCTCCGCGAACAAAGTTTGTCGAAACTTTCCGAAATCCCGTTCGATGGCTACGCGCTCGGCGGACTCGCGGTGGGAGAATCGACTAAACAAATGTACAAAGTGCTCTCTGAAATTACGCAAAAAATGCCCGCAGAAAAACCGCGATATCTCATGGGAGTCGGAACTCCTGAAAATATTATTGAAGCGGTGTCGCACGGAATCGACATGTTCGACTGCGTTTTGCCAACACGAAATGCGCGCCACGGAAAAGCATTTACGAGCTTTGGCGAAGTGAATGTGAAAAATGAAAAATTCGCAAAAGATTTTTCTCCTCTCGATCCGAAGTGTGATTGTGAACTGTGTGCAAATTACACTCGAGCGTATTTACGCCATCTTTTTAAAGCGGAAGAAATGCTCGGAATGCGTCTTCTCACCATCCACAATTTGCATTTTTATTTGGGGATGATGAGGGGAATTCGGAAAAGTATTGGGAATGGGAAGTTTATAGAATGGAAGAAGAGATTTTTGGAGAAATGTTCTTAA
- a CDS encoding proline--tRNA ligase, with amino-acid sequence MKFTKAAIRTTKEAPSDADSINAKLLTQGNFMKKELAGVYSLLPLGKRVVRKIEQIIREEMNAIDSVEIGMTAITPLENWEKTGRDKLDIAYRPTDRTILGFSHEEMVTPIAKEYIKSWKDLPMSLYQIQTKFRNEPRAKSGILRGREFLMKDAYSFHRAQEDLDQYYQKMYDAYLKVFARCGLTAYAIEASGGIFTKKVSHEFVTITPAGEDTVIFEEEKGKLLHPQNSEIAVGNAPEPKELLEKWKEKELPLEEKEIPRPKSISKTAEQYKIHEWEILKTLILLIRKKGEKESEMVGVSVRGDLEINMHKVSSYFQTEEFRPATSEELAAKGLAEGFISPIKNSKIKFYADHSVKKMRDFCTGANTMNHDYFNANVERDCNFEDFADFALVKEGFTSVKSGHVLKAEKCVEVGNIFDLETKYSDAFDFKFTDKDGKLKQVLMGCYGIGVTRLMGTAVEAFHDEKGILWPKSIAPYHVIIVPIGKTGEFETSLKKAEDLEKALEKKGIEVLVDDREESPGKKFADADLIGIPLRIVISPRTLEKNSVEWKERSSEKTEEVGIDEVEKKILKWIKM; translated from the coding sequence ATGAAATTTACAAAAGCCGCCATTCGCACAACTAAAGAAGCTCCTTCCGACGCTGATTCTATCAACGCAAAGCTCCTCACTCAGGGAAATTTTATGAAAAAAGAACTTGCGGGAGTGTATTCCCTTCTTCCACTCGGAAAACGTGTCGTGAGAAAAATTGAACAAATTATTCGAGAAGAAATGAATGCGATCGATTCTGTCGAAATCGGAATGACCGCGATTACTCCGCTTGAAAACTGGGAAAAAACCGGACGCGACAAACTTGACATTGCGTACAGACCAACAGATCGAACGATTCTCGGGTTTAGTCATGAAGAAATGGTGACGCCAATTGCAAAAGAATATATTAAATCTTGGAAAGATTTGCCGATGTCTTTGTATCAAATTCAGACAAAATTCCGAAATGAACCGCGAGCGAAATCAGGAATTCTTCGTGGAAGAGAATTTCTTATGAAAGATGCGTATTCGTTTCATAGGGCGCAAGAAGATCTCGATCAGTATTATCAAAAAATGTATGACGCGTATTTGAAAGTTTTTGCAAGGTGCGGACTCACGGCGTATGCGATCGAAGCTTCCGGAGGAATTTTCACGAAAAAAGTTTCGCACGAATTCGTGACGATTACTCCGGCGGGAGAAGACACCGTTATTTTTGAGGAAGAGAAGGGAAAACTTCTTCATCCGCAAAATTCTGAAATTGCGGTGGGAAATGCTCCGGAGCCAAAAGAACTTTTAGAAAAGTGGAAAGAAAAGGAATTGCCGCTCGAAGAAAAAGAAATTCCTCGACCAAAAAGTATTTCGAAAACTGCTGAACAGTACAAAATTCACGAATGGGAAATTCTAAAAACACTTATTCTCCTCATTCGAAAAAAAGGAGAAAAAGAATCAGAAATGGTCGGGGTTTCTGTTCGTGGAGATTTGGAAATCAATATGCACAAAGTTTCCTCGTATTTCCAAACCGAAGAATTTCGTCCAGCAACTTCAGAAGAACTTGCGGCAAAAGGACTCGCGGAAGGATTTATTTCACCAATAAAAAATTCAAAAATTAAATTCTATGCCGATCATTCGGTGAAAAAGATGAGAGATTTTTGTACCGGAGCAAACACAATGAATCACGATTATTTCAATGCAAATGTCGAACGAGACTGTAATTTTGAAGATTTCGCCGATTTCGCGTTGGTCAAAGAAGGCTTTACTTCAGTAAAAAGTGGACATGTTTTGAAAGCGGAAAAATGTGTAGAAGTCGGAAATATTTTTGATCTCGAAACAAAATATTCTGATGCATTTGATTTTAAATTCACGGACAAAGATGGAAAATTGAAGCAAGTTTTGATGGGATGTTATGGCATCGGCGTGACGAGACTTATGGGAACAGCGGTGGAAGCGTTTCACGATGAGAAAGGAATTCTCTGGCCAAAAAGTATTGCGCCATACCACGTCATCATTGTTCCCATTGGAAAAACGGGAGAATTCGAAACTTCTCTGAAGAAAGCAGAAGACCTCGAAAAAGCGCTGGAGAAAAAAGGAATCGAAGTGCTGGTGGATGATCGAGAAGAAAGTCCGGGAAAAAAATTCGCTGACGCAGATTTGATTGGAATTCCGCTGAGAATTGTGATTTCTCCACGAACTCTGGAAAAAAATTCTGTGGAATGGAAAGAACGAAGTTCGGAAAAAACGGAAGAAGTCGGAATTGATGAGGTGGAGAAAAAAATTCTTAAATGGATAAAAATGTAG
- a CDS encoding divergent PAP2 family protein produces the protein MNIFLKFPVVTPFIALLSAEILKLLICFWKEKKIHWSDFARSGGMPSAHATLVSSLTMTIFLVYGISSIEFALSSVFSVIVLYDAIKLRWEAGKHAKVLNYLIGEKKLEERLGHTFVEMMTGIFLGVGVTFLLVMI, from the coding sequence ATGAATATTTTTCTCAAATTTCCGGTGGTTACCCCATTTATAGCTCTTCTTTCTGCGGAAATATTGAAACTTCTGATTTGTTTTTGGAAAGAAAAAAAAATTCACTGGAGTGATTTTGCGAGGTCTGGCGGAATGCCTTCTGCACACGCAACACTGGTTTCAAGCCTGACTATGACAATATTTCTTGTATATGGAATTTCATCTATTGAATTCGCCCTCTCAAGTGTATTTTCTGTAATTGTCCTCTACGATGCGATAAAACTGAGATGGGAAGCGGGGAAACATGCGAAAGTTCTCAATTATCTCATCGGAGAGAAAAAACTCGAAGAACGCCTTGGGCACACATTTGTGGAAATGATGACGGGAATATTTTTGGGAGTGGGAGTTACGTTTCTTCTTGTTATGATATGA
- a CDS encoding cob(I)yrinic acid a,c-diamide adenosyltransferase, giving the protein MTEHIGMGDLGDTSLFSGRRISKESQCIEAVGNTDELNGVLGMILTMDLQPESREILETISHMTFDIGAEICAEGKFMAENVSSSEVIKMTEWILFLDEKLPELREFMLPSGAQAAIWLNYARAVTRRLERSLVPLLRTQYIRAELFAFVNRLSRLLFSLERWENFRKSGEETKWKKGRKLPEIPFKNSVITKNIDVGTDETLNSKVHKKYESDRTTEKGNLVADQFDADIPVQEEEVPDVQSSIFS; this is encoded by the coding sequence ATGACAGAACACATTGGAATGGGCGATCTTGGTGATACGTCGCTCTTTTCGGGGAGAAGAATTTCAAAAGAAAGCCAGTGCATTGAGGCTGTGGGGAATACTGATGAACTGAATGGAGTCCTCGGGATGATTTTGACCATGGATCTCCAGCCTGAATCGCGTGAAATTTTGGAAACGATATCACATATGACTTTCGACATAGGAGCTGAAATTTGCGCAGAAGGGAAATTCATGGCAGAAAATGTTTCTTCGAGTGAGGTTATCAAAATGACCGAATGGATTCTCTTTTTGGATGAAAAACTTCCAGAACTTCGAGAATTTATGCTCCCGAGTGGAGCTCAAGCAGCCATTTGGCTCAATTATGCTCGAGCAGTAACGAGGAGGCTTGAAAGGAGCCTTGTCCCGCTCTTAAGGACGCAGTATATCCGTGCTGAACTTTTTGCCTTTGTAAACCGACTCTCTCGGCTTCTTTTCTCATTGGAAAGATGGGAGAATTTCCGAAAATCTGGAGAAGAAACGAAATGGAAAAAGGGAAGAAAACTCCCAGAAATTCCGTTTAAAAATTCTGTAATCACAAAGAACATCGATGTCGGAACTGATGAGACTCTGAATAGCAAAGTACATAAAAAATATGAGAGCGACAGAACAACAGAAAAAGGAAATTTGGTTGCGGACCAATTTGATGCGGATATTCCTGTTCAAGAGGAAGAAGTTCCAGATGTTCAAAGTTCAATTTTTTCATAA
- a CDS encoding pyrroline-5-carboxylate reductase — protein MSPSLGFIGAGNMGSALISAFLTSENILRANLKICDRSSGKLEYFRKMGIQVSEDPNVVIRGSDIIFLAIKPQDVQTFFGSVRDSLRKNVLLVSIAAGISIHFLQKISDISKVIRVMPNTPALVKMAVAGMFPSKEVEKKEYEYVKNLFHTCGVTIDCTSEEQIDAITALSGSGPAYFFRILEIFSQKAQKFGFSESDAKNIALGTLRGTGELAQQSEDFFQTLREKVTSKGGTTEAALKKFEELRLENVLNAGIQAAYERAREISNKQ, from the coding sequence ATGTCTCCATCTCTTGGATTCATTGGTGCCGGAAACATGGGATCAGCACTGATTTCCGCGTTTTTAACGTCCGAAAATATCTTGCGAGCAAATCTCAAAATATGCGACCGCAGCTCTGGAAAACTCGAATATTTTCGAAAAATGGGAATACAAGTTTCGGAAGATCCAAATGTCGTCATCCGTGGATCTGATATCATATTTCTTGCCATCAAACCACAAGATGTTCAAACATTTTTTGGTTCTGTTCGAGATTCTCTAAGAAAAAACGTACTTTTAGTATCAATAGCTGCTGGGATTTCAATTCATTTTCTTCAGAAGATCAGCGATATTTCAAAAGTAATTCGAGTGATGCCAAATACTCCAGCACTCGTAAAAATGGCGGTAGCGGGAATGTTCCCGTCGAAAGAAGTAGAAAAGAAAGAATATGAATATGTGAAAAATCTTTTCCACACATGTGGCGTTACAATCGACTGTACATCTGAAGAGCAAATTGATGCCATTACGGCTCTTTCAGGAAGTGGTCCAGCATATTTTTTCCGAATTCTCGAAATTTTTTCTCAAAAAGCACAAAAATTTGGATTTTCTGAATCAGACGCGAAAAACATCGCACTCGGAACTTTGCGAGGAACAGGAGAACTCGCGCAACAATCCGAAGATTTTTTTCAAACTCTTCGGGAAAAAGTCACATCCAAAGGCGGAACAACGGAGGCAGCACTAAAAAAATTTGAAGAACTCAGACTCGAAAATGTCCTAAATGCAGGAATTCAGGCGGCGTATGAAAGGGCGAGGGAAATCAGCAATAAGCAGTAG
- a CDS encoding PilT/PilU family type 4a pilus ATPase, with protein MQEQDEEEVQEPDHEVKLENIGDEVSLDDLLDLVIDQEASDIHFGANARIAIRINGQICFVDNVPPLTREQSERIIYGMIPTESMKETLIRTRELDFAYEHKDGTAFRVNLFYKRKNLSGVMRRISSAAWSIDEIGLPHAVYNLIRAKQGLILVTGPTGSGKSTSMQSMLDHINKHRVEHILTIEDPIEFVFTPDKSIISQREIGSDTLSFANALRGALRQDPDVVMIGEMRDPETIMAAMNLSETGHLVFSTLHTSSAPQTISRIASAFPPEQQMQIYSRLADTLIGVISQRLVPRADRPGRVAIYEFMVVNAAIRNLIRQGDVAQMPNAIQSGASLGMIRMEKYAEQLAEDGIIRQEDYIHYFKEE; from the coding sequence ATGCAAGAACAGGATGAAGAAGAAGTCCAAGAGCCCGATCATGAGGTGAAACTTGAAAATATTGGAGATGAAGTCTCTCTTGATGACCTACTGGACCTCGTCATCGATCAAGAAGCGTCCGACATTCACTTTGGGGCAAATGCTCGTATCGCCATTCGTATTAACGGACAAATTTGTTTTGTGGATAATGTTCCACCACTTACAAGAGAGCAATCAGAGCGTATTATTTACGGCATGATTCCTACAGAATCGATGAAAGAAACATTGATTCGTACTCGGGAACTTGATTTTGCATACGAACATAAAGATGGAACCGCATTCCGTGTGAATCTTTTTTATAAACGAAAAAATCTTTCAGGCGTAATGAGGAGAATTTCGTCAGCAGCATGGTCTATTGATGAAATTGGACTTCCTCACGCCGTATATAATCTCATTCGCGCAAAACAGGGACTCATTCTGGTCACCGGACCAACGGGATCAGGAAAATCAACATCCATGCAGTCAATGCTCGATCATATTAATAAACATCGTGTCGAACATATTTTGACAATTGAAGATCCTATCGAGTTCGTATTTACGCCTGACAAGTCGATTATCTCTCAACGTGAAATCGGTTCTGACACTCTTTCATTCGCAAATGCTCTTCGTGGAGCTCTTCGTCAGGATCCAGATGTCGTTATGATCGGAGAAATGCGTGATCCAGAAACAATTATGGCGGCGATGAACCTTTCTGAAACAGGACATCTCGTATTTTCTACACTCCACACGTCAAGCGCTCCTCAAACAATTTCGAGAATCGCAAGTGCGTTCCCGCCAGAACAACAGATGCAAATATATTCACGTCTTGCGGATACGCTCATCGGAGTTATTTCTCAGAGACTTGTACCGAGGGCAGATCGTCCAGGACGAGTTGCAATTTACGAATTCATGGTGGTAAATGCCGCTATTCGAAATCTTATTCGTCAAGGAGATGTTGCGCAGATGCCGAATGCAATCCAATCTGGAGCTTCACTCGGAATGATTCGAATGGAGAAATATGCAGAACAACTCGCGGAAGATGGAATCATCAGGCAAGAGGATTACATTCATTATTTTAAGGAAGAATAG
- the prmC gene encoding peptide chain release factor N(5)-glutamine methyltransferase, producing the protein MTITEALQMAKKSLKKYLQKDDTPNLDAEVLLADILSVSRTYLFAHGNTSLSQKNLKKYSVLLKKRTFGTPISHLLHRKEFFGLEFYVDEHVLTPRPETEILVEKALEILKNFEKSTILDIGTGSGCIAISLRKYLPACHQMYAIDISEKALKIARKNARLLHASYIIFKKSNLLKNIRLPKNTPCPVLVLANLPYIPKRDILPVEVKKYDPKIALLSGNDGLSLYRRFFQELQKFPCDMCIFEFSQKQKLKIKKIVLKHFPHAKLSIFPKMKSPISLGILALNPCFLPQKMIQ; encoded by the coding sequence GTGACCATTACTGAAGCCTTACAGATGGCAAAAAAAAGCCTGAAGAAATATCTCCAAAAAGATGATACTCCGAATTTGGATGCGGAAGTGCTTCTTGCCGATATTCTGAGTGTTTCCCGCACGTACCTTTTTGCACATGGAAACACTTCTCTTTCTCAAAAAAATCTCAAGAAATACTCTGTTCTTCTTAAGAAACGAACTTTTGGAACTCCCATTTCTCATCTTCTCCATCGAAAAGAATTTTTCGGACTTGAGTTTTATGTCGATGAACACGTCTTAACTCCGCGTCCGGAAACCGAAATCCTCGTAGAGAAAGCATTAGAAATTCTGAAGAATTTTGAAAAGTCGACCATTCTCGACATTGGCACGGGCAGCGGATGTATTGCGATTTCGCTCAGAAAATATCTTCCCGCATGTCATCAGATGTATGCCATTGATATTTCGGAAAAAGCGCTAAAAATAGCCCGAAAAAATGCTCGACTACTTCACGCTTCTTATATTATTTTTAAAAAATCAAATCTTTTGAAAAATATTCGCCTTCCGAAAAATACTCCATGTCCGGTTCTTGTCCTTGCGAATCTTCCCTACATACCGAAGCGTGATATTCTTCCCGTCGAAGTAAAAAAATATGACCCAAAAATAGCTTTACTCAGCGGGAATGATGGACTTTCTTTGTATCGAAGATTTTTTCAAGAACTTCAAAAGTTTCCGTGCGATATGTGTATTTTTGAATTTTCTCAAAAACAAAAATTAAAAATCAAAAAAATCGTTCTCAAACATTTCCCTCATGCGAAACTCTCGATTTTCCCTAAGATGAAGAGCCCCATTTCTCTAGGAATTCTCGCCCTGAATCCTTGTTTTTTACCTCAAAAAATGATACAATAA
- a CDS encoding nicotinamide-nucleotide adenylyltransferase translates to MKKRALYIGRFQPIHLGHVDAIQQILKHPDHFDEIIIAIGSAEDSFLLENPLTASERFELILGVLEEMKIPREKVWILPVRNIDNYALWPAHVIHLCPEFNAVFSGSPIVRKLFHDFTEKKVYEINTKRVCISATEIRKKVKKGEDVSSFLPKSVQEYLQKLDFRKRLQEIE, encoded by the coding sequence ATGAAAAAACGAGCACTCTACATCGGCAGATTTCAACCGATTCACCTTGGACATGTCGATGCAATCCAGCAAATACTTAAGCATCCAGATCATTTTGACGAAATTATCATCGCTATCGGCAGCGCTGAAGACAGTTTTCTTCTGGAAAATCCGCTCACAGCTTCAGAACGATTTGAACTCATTCTCGGAGTCCTTGAAGAAATGAAGATTCCTCGAGAAAAAGTATGGATTCTTCCTGTTCGAAATATTGACAATTATGCCCTTTGGCCAGCGCACGTTATCCATCTCTGTCCTGAATTTAATGCTGTTTTTTCAGGGTCTCCAATTGTGAGAAAGTTATTTCATGATTTCACTGAGAAAAAGGTATATGAAATAAATACAAAACGAGTGTGTATTTCCGCCACAGAAATTCGGAAAAAGGTAAAAAAAGGGGAAGATGTGTCATCATTTCTTCCAAAATCAGTGCAGGAATATTTGCAGAAATTGGATTTTCGGAAAAGGTTGCAGGAAATTGAATAA
- a CDS encoding GIY-YIG nuclease family protein has protein sequence MTRYFYENRAYYVYILSNIKRTVLYVGVTNNLERRMLEHKAKLKDGSTKKYGVQRLMYFEEYQYIGDAIYREKQLKKWRRKWKEELMEKENPLWKDLAESWNDDCIFDPGSSPG, from the coding sequence ATGACCAGATATTTTTATGAAAACAGAGCATATTATGTGTATATCCTGAGTAATATAAAGAGAACTGTTCTGTATGTTGGCGTAACAAATAATCTCGAAAGGAGAATGCTTGAGCATAAAGCAAAATTGAAGGATGGATCCACAAAGAAATATGGAGTTCAGAGATTGATGTATTTTGAAGAATATCAGTATATTGGAGATGCAATTTATCGTGAAAAACAATTGAAAAAATGGAGAAGAAAATGGAAGGAAGAGCTTATGGAAAAAGAAAATCCTCTTTGGAAAGATCTGGCTGAATCGTGGAACGATGATTGCATCTTTGACCCCGGATCAAGTCCGGGGTGA
- a CDS encoding GNAT family N-acetyltransferase, producing the protein MIKKLTLKNQQQILDFCYKRERENLFVIGSFKNDKKPFSINKYYGYFQRGSLIGLATFFGKFGSFVINANRIKVLEALVDYGVREKLNIGCVPAFKKYAKGMIERFEKIHKKKPKKIMNDIVFILTKKTFRNFSAGIEEKGSKKDIDDIVKFDRKIGFSKEKGEIRSKERKKILHEHTFFMKMRNKIVSKANLHGYSKNYFQIGGVGTLEAFRGQGLAKKVVSKLCEYYFQKGIKYGLLFTGNDNIAAQKVYKSIGFKPIDKFVIAEYK; encoded by the coding sequence ATGATTAAAAAGCTAACCCTAAAAAACCAGCAACAAATACTTGATTTCTGCTACAAAAGAGAAAGAGAAAATCTTTTTGTTATCGGTAGTTTTAAAAATGACAAAAAACCATTCTCTATAAACAAATACTACGGATACTTTCAAAGGGGAAGTTTAATAGGACTTGCTACATTTTTTGGAAAATTTGGAAGTTTTGTGATTAACGCCAATAGAATAAAAGTCCTTGAAGCACTTGTTGATTATGGAGTTCGTGAAAAATTAAATATTGGATGTGTTCCTGCATTTAAGAAATATGCAAAGGGAATGATTGAGAGATTTGAGAAAATCCATAAGAAAAAGCCAAAAAAAATAATGAATGATATTGTATTCATTCTCACAAAAAAAACTTTCCGAAATTTTTCAGCGGGGATCGAAGAAAAAGGTTCTAAAAAAGATATTGATGATATTGTTAAATTTGATAGAAAAATTGGTTTTTCAAAAGAAAAAGGGGAAATCAGGTCAAAAGAGAGAAAGAAAATTCTCCATGAACACACATTTTTTATGAAAATGAGAAACAAAATCGTATCAAAGGCGAATCTTCACGGGTATTCAAAAAATTACTTTCAAATAGGCGGTGTGGGAACGTTAGAAGCATTTAGAGGACAAGGACTGGCGAAAAAGGTCGTGAGCAAATTATGCGAATATTATTTTCAAAAGGGAATAAAGTATGGATTGCTTTTCACAGGCAATGATAACATCGCCGCTCAAAAAGTTTACAAAAGTATTGGTTTTAAGCCAATAGATAAATTTGTTATTGCTGAATACAAGTAA
- a CDS encoding SemiSWEET transporter codes for MPYIDILGYIAGILVTISLIPQTIKSWKTKSTKDLSLSRYTIYTSGLMLWSVYGFLKPNYPIGIMSVIGFFLALSILLLKIRYK; via the coding sequence ATGCCATACATCGATATATTGGGATACATTGCCGGCATTCTTGTGACTATTTCTTTGATTCCGCAAACAATAAAAAGCTGGAAAACAAAATCCACAAAAGATTTATCTCTTAGTCGGTACACCATTTATACCTCTGGTTTGATGTTGTGGTCAGTTTACGGATTTTTAAAACCGAACTATCCGATAGGAATTATGAGTGTCATAGGATTTTTCCTCGCACTTTCGATATTGCTTTTAAAGATCAGATATAAGTGA
- a CDS encoding SET domain-containing protein, with the protein MKTDQVLVKNSGIEGKGVFAHRDFKKGEIVLHWDTSHTLPKEKVEKMSNEEKKYISFLDGKYVILQEPEKYVNHSCEPNTTAQHFCDVAMRDIQQGEEITADYSEELPPNTYMECNCGRKKCRKIIRS; encoded by the coding sequence ATGAAAACAGATCAAGTCCTCGTCAAAAATTCTGGGATTGAAGGAAAAGGAGTGTTCGCACATCGTGATTTTAAGAAGGGGGAAATTGTTTTGCATTGGGATACTTCACATACATTGCCAAAAGAAAAAGTGGAAAAAATGTCTAACGAGGAAAAAAAGTACATTTCGTTTTTAGATGGTAAGTATGTGATACTGCAAGAACCTGAAAAGTATGTAAATCATTCATGTGAACCAAACACCACTGCTCAGCATTTTTGTGATGTTGCCATGAGAGATATTCAACAAGGAGAAGAGATTACTGCGGATTACAGCGAAGAATTGCCTCCTAATACTTATATGGAATGTAATTGTGGGAGGAAGAAATGCAGGAAGATTATCCGCAGTTAA